The Ziziphus jujuba cultivar Dongzao chromosome 7, ASM3175591v1 genome includes a region encoding these proteins:
- the LOC107425484 gene encoding nuclear transcription factor Y subunit B-8, protein MTGKRNQTSPVGSPLSGNISDSSSKEHDRFLPIANVSRIMKKSLPANAKISKEAKETVQECVSEFISFITGEASDKCQREKRKTINGDDLLWAMTTLGFENYVSPLKVYLNKYREIEGEKNSMARQEDHHPHSSPTNSHATNENIVHHHHQNSKLGANSLSNRVDFQGLNGGFYSLGSQMTQKGGYEESGSRLVSYGDDFMNTASAAAAGAYNTMNGVYENGDAAGNANRAMAAQLHHGIGW, encoded by the coding sequence ATGACCGgaaaaagaaaccaaacaaGCCCTGTAGGGAGCCCTCTATCCGGGAACATCTCGGACAGTTCTTCCAAAGAGCATGACCGATTCCTCCCAATAGCCAACGTTAGCCGAATCATGAAGAAATCACTCCCtgcaaatgcaaaaatatcCAAAGAAGCCAAAGAGACTGTCCAAGAATGTGTTTCAGAGTTTATAAGCTTCATCACAGGTGAAGCATCGGACAAGTGTCAAAGGGAGAAGAGGAAGACAATCAACGGTGATGATCTCCTGTGGGCCATGACGACACTTGGGTTTGAGAATTATGTGAGTCCCTTGAAGGTTTATCTCAACAAGTACAGAGAAATAGAGGGAGAGAAAAACTCCATGGCTAGACAAGAAGACCATCATCCCCACAGCTCTCCTACAAATAGTCATGCGACAAATGAGAATAttgttcatcatcatcatcaaaacaGCAAACTTGGTGCTAATTCTTTATCAAACAGGGTTGATTTTCAAGGTTTGAATGGCGGGTTTTATTCGCTTGGATCTCAAATGACTCAGAAAGGAGGATATGAAGAAAGTGGAAGCAGACTAGTCAGCTATGGAGATGATTTCATGAACACTGCTAGTGCTGCTGCTGCTGGTGCTTATAATACGATGAATGGGGTTTATGAGAATGGAGATGCTGCAGGCAATGCAAACAGAGCCATGGCAGCTCAGCTTCATCATGGGATTGGATGGTAG